A single region of the Thermoanaerobacterium aotearoense genome encodes:
- a CDS encoding CRISPR-associated helicase/endonuclease Cas3, which produces MCISIPRSSSTLANYSCLNDVLAKDDGETLIEHTKKVVKVLIELKNLFENAGSYFGDDLLFEKVYIAGLLHDLGKIMPSFQIAVQNKSHWDLRHEVASLFLIGDIYINGKKLDENEIIDIYTIIVTHHKSLKDLKEKWIGYIEKSFIEVTKGKIEEGIVELAKLLEADRLSARRIYHDIFLEYVDYVKKTYNGLTGNILDLDIIKNYSESRFFQRFDRIYDIVQDSKRKQKLIFMIGLMKSADHLASSGQTEIVKIKIDFKIFEKGIRLYSTQEKASKIKDDVLLIAPTGSGKTEAALSWAKNNMKDSDNDRIFYLLPNIASINKMVERLQNIFGKDKVVPVHSKTAFKIYENFIEEKTFEELSEEEKRKINKNVSQQKSLIKKIHFPVKVATIYQLLKNAYYIGDYEINFAELYNARVIVDEIHAYEKEAVCKLIIFLKFLKENFNTKIMIMSATIPTSLQEFIIKKLGIENVLKMKDEELESFNRHIVFRLPGTLMDYVNEIACKVRNGKKILVVANTVETAQNLYKILKDKLSDNCIKEEGIKLLHSHFTLKDRDKIEEKVGDYKLLVATQIVEVSLNISYDELYTEPAPLDALLQRFGRINRFREKRELAPVFIVEKDINEKGYPYRDREVVEKTLELFKESPVKLEEKAIQKMLDEVYSSYDYEVFLDPRLHNYLNELLTEKYDNKDLRKQFYEEFDGITVYPFAFKDKVIESIDSRDFYELELYKISLNLGTVLGLMKKRLIEQEKINGIPINFVKCYYDSEIGLDKNRPLEIKK; this is translated from the coding sequence ATGTGTATCTCTATTCCCCGGAGTTCATCAACGCTTGCTAATTATTCTTGTTTAAATGATGTTCTTGCAAAAGATGACGGAGAAACGCTTATTGAACATACAAAAAAGGTTGTTAAAGTTCTAATAGAACTGAAAAATCTTTTTGAGAATGCGGGAAGTTACTTTGGTGATGATCTTCTTTTTGAAAAAGTATATATTGCTGGGTTGCTTCACGATTTAGGGAAAATAATGCCCAGCTTTCAAATTGCAGTTCAGAATAAATCGCACTGGGATTTAAGGCACGAAGTTGCTTCACTTTTCTTGATTGGTGATATATATATTAACGGGAAAAAACTTGACGAGAATGAAATCATTGATATTTATACAATTATAGTAACACACCACAAATCTTTAAAAGATTTAAAAGAAAAATGGATTGGATATATTGAAAAATCGTTTATTGAAGTAACAAAAGGAAAAATCGAAGAAGGAATAGTTGAGCTTGCTAAATTGCTTGAAGCAGATCGTTTGTCTGCAAGAAGGATATACCATGATATATTTTTAGAGTATGTAGATTATGTCAAAAAAACTTATAACGGCCTTACAGGTAATATTTTGGATTTGGATATTATAAAAAATTACAGCGAGAGCCGGTTTTTTCAAAGATTTGACAGGATATATGATATAGTGCAGGATTCGAAAAGAAAGCAAAAATTAATTTTTATGATAGGGCTGATGAAATCTGCCGATCATCTTGCGTCTTCCGGACAAACAGAAATAGTCAAAATAAAGATTGATTTTAAGATATTTGAAAAAGGAATAAGATTATATTCTACCCAAGAAAAGGCTTCAAAAATAAAGGACGATGTTTTACTAATTGCACCGACAGGTTCAGGTAAAACTGAAGCGGCATTATCCTGGGCGAAAAATAATATGAAAGACAGTGACAATGACCGAATATTTTATCTGCTACCTAATATAGCAAGTATAAACAAAATGGTAGAGAGATTACAAAACATCTTCGGTAAAGACAAGGTCGTGCCAGTTCACAGTAAGACTGCATTTAAAATATACGAAAACTTTATTGAAGAAAAAACTTTTGAAGAGTTATCGGAAGAAGAAAAGCGCAAAATAAATAAAAATGTTTCTCAGCAAAAAAGTTTGATAAAGAAAATTCATTTTCCGGTGAAAGTAGCCACTATTTACCAGTTGTTGAAAAATGCTTATTATATAGGCGATTATGAAATCAACTTTGCCGAATTATACAATGCAAGAGTTATAGTTGACGAAATTCATGCTTACGAAAAAGAAGCTGTGTGTAAATTAATTATTTTTTTGAAGTTTTTGAAAGAGAACTTTAACACCAAAATTATGATAATGTCGGCAACCATACCAACGAGTCTGCAGGAGTTTATAATTAAAAAATTGGGTATTGAAAATGTATTAAAAATGAAAGATGAAGAACTTGAATCTTTTAACAGACATATTGTTTTCAGGTTGCCTGGGACACTGATGGACTATGTTAATGAAATAGCATGTAAAGTAAGAAACGGGAAAAAAATTCTGGTGGTTGCTAATACCGTTGAAACAGCTCAAAATCTATACAAGATTTTAAAGGACAAACTATCTGACAATTGCATTAAAGAAGAAGGTATTAAACTTTTACACAGCCATTTCACTTTAAAAGACAGGGATAAAATAGAAGAAAAGGTTGGAGATTATAAATTGCTTGTGGCTACACAGATAGTAGAAGTTTCTTTAAATATCAGTTATGATGAGCTATATACCGAACCAGCACCGCTGGACGCTTTGCTGCAAAGGTTTGGACGCATAAACCGCTTTAGAGAAAAAAGGGAGCTTGCACCCGTATTTATTGTTGAAAAAGATATTAATGAAAAAGGTTATCCTTATAGGGATAGAGAAGTAGTGGAAAAAACTTTAGAATTATTTAAAGAATCACCGGTTAAACTTGAAGAAAAAGCAATTCAAAAAATGCTTGATGAAGTATACAGTAGTTATGATTATGAAGTGTTTTTAGATCCGAGGCTACATAACTACTTAAATGAATTGCTTACCGAAAAATATGACAATAAAGACTTAAGAAAACAGTTTTATGAAGAGTTTGACGGCATAACGGTATATCCTTTTGCTTTCAAGGATAAAGTGATAGAATCAATAGATAGCAGGGATTTTTATGAGTTGGAACTTTATAAAATTTCGTTAAACCTGGGAACTGTACTGGGATTAATGAAAAAAAGATTAATAGAACAGGAAAAAATAAATGGTATTCCGATAAATTTTGTAAAGTGCTATTATGACAGTGAGATTGGTTTGGACAAAAACAGGCCACTGGAAATCAAAAAGTAA
- the cas5b gene encoding type I-B CRISPR-associated protein Cas5b, giving the protein MKVEKAVKIKITGWTATFTNIFFKTGKILAYEMPPLSSLIGLLSAAKGEVIKDVDFKIGYEFTYRAKSWDAETYYKATKRKDAKGESSVWFKNFLYDVELNLYLTDLSFTDYFKKPRYTILLGQSHDLATVEEIKEVDLIKTGKGTINNTAVSVSTKGVSGVPIIMPVKIDLDTREILNQKPFIIIKRPVSIENDNIYMVKGENKDVYLYSPEFINAC; this is encoded by the coding sequence ATGAAGGTTGAAAAAGCCGTAAAAATCAAAATTACCGGTTGGACAGCAACTTTTACAAATATATTTTTTAAGACGGGGAAAATTTTAGCATACGAAATGCCGCCTCTTTCTTCATTAATAGGACTGCTTTCGGCAGCTAAAGGGGAAGTTATAAAAGATGTTGATTTTAAAATCGGTTATGAATTTACTTATAGAGCAAAATCATGGGATGCAGAAACTTACTATAAAGCAACGAAGAGAAAAGATGCTAAAGGCGAATCATCTGTATGGTTTAAGAATTTTTTATATGATGTGGAATTAAATTTGTATTTAACCGATTTAAGTTTTACCGACTATTTCAAAAAACCCCGCTACACTATATTGTTGGGGCAAAGCCACGATCTTGCCACAGTAGAAGAGATTAAAGAAGTTGATCTTATAAAAACAGGGAAAGGAACCATAAACAATACGGCAGTTTCCGTTAGCACAAAAGGGGTTTCGGGAGTACCGATTATTATGCCGGTGAAAATAGATTTGGATACAAGAGAGATTTTAAACCAAAAACCGTTTATTATTATTAAACGGCCTGTAAGTATTGAAAATGATAATATTTATATGGTAAAAGGAGAAAACAAGGATGTGTATCTCTATTCCCCGGAGTTCATCAACGCTTGCTAA